A region of the Denitrificimonas caeni genome:
CGGCTGAGCCGCGGTGTAGGCTTGTTCAGCAGACATTCCTTGTGCGGTAAATTGCTCAATAGCGATGCCGGCAGAAACCGTACCCACGGCTTCAGCAAAACCATAAAGGACGGATTTGTTGAGCAGAACATAGCTGCCATTCCCCGCAATGGCGACGTTACCGGCTTTGTTGTGCAAAACGTCATGCTTTAAGTTGGCTGGCAAAATCATATAGCCTTCGATTTCGCCATGCCAAAGCGCTTCTTTCGCTGCTTGCTCACTGGGCAGGCGCAGTACGGCTATTCTTGGGTCGGCGGCAGCGTAGCGATAAATTTGTCGCGACAGGTCAGTGTTATCGTAATCTATGATGGCGGCAGGTACTTGCAGCGCTAGCTGGTTGGAATAAGGCCAAGGGTAGAAAAAGCCATATAAAATAGGTGCAAGGATCACCATCAAGATGATTTCTTCATCTTTGAAGATCGCGTGGAAGGTTTCTTTAAAAGCTGCCCAAAAAGAAGGTTTTTGCATTAGCGAGCTCCCCATTTTTCTGGACGCTTTAAGGCGCGCTGTAAGAGAGCAATATCGACTGCGAAAAACACCACACTGGCTAAAGTAAAGCCAATCAGTGCCGGAATAGCCAAACTGACGGGCCCCTGCATTTGCAACAGCTTTACTTGCAAGAGTGCGTGGTGAGTAAAGGGTAGTAGCATGGCCCAAGCATAAGCGCCACTGGACATGGCCAATAGCGGAAAGCCTGTACCGCTAAAGGCAAAAGCTGGGGAGGTCATAAAGGCACCGCCAGACAGTGCGATACGTAGCGAGCCAGTGATGAGAGAAAAAGATGCGCCGATTACTAAGGATAGAAAAATCAGCAAACAAAGACTCAGATAAACAGTGAGAAGGGCGCTTAAACTGTCTACACCGGGCTGGGCGATTAGCCACATAGAAATACCTGTGACCAAAGATAACGCCAGCATGGCCGGGGCAAGTTTGCCCAGTAGGGCGATGCTGCAGGTTGCCCAGTCAATGCGTGTGCCAAGCCATTGTCCGAGAATCTTATCCCGTAATTCGCGACCGACACTGTAGGCACCTGCGGTCACGGCAAAAATATGCAGCAGTGCTGGAATTAAGACGCTGCCTAAAAACAGCTGATAATTACCGGCCACGTTAAATAGCGCAGTGTTGTTGGACTGCAGAGGCGAAAAACTTGCTTGCGCTTGTTCTGCGGGCTGACCATGGGCCATGCGCATCTGCATTTGAATACCCGCCGAAAGCGTCCCTATGGTGGTTTTGACATCACGCTCAATCAAGCCTGAGTGAGTGCCAAACTGAGCGTTGACGTTGAGCACCACATTGGCCGGCTGCCCGCTTTTTACATTATTGCTGAGCTCATTGGGTAGATACATTACTGCATACACAGCGCCCGCTTGTAAGGCGGCTTGTGCTTCGCGGCCGTCACTGTATTGCGCGGCCACCCGTAAGCCCGGTGTGGCATCCAAGTAGCGGGTTATTTGCCGGCTGAGGCTGCTGTGATCTTGATCCCAGACCCCGATGGGCAGCTGAAAAGGTATTTGCGCGGCAAACAGCCACCAAATAAAAAATACTGAACCCAAGGGCAACCAAAATATCATGGCCATATCCCAAGGGCTGCCGCGTAGCCATTGCCACTCGCGCTGCCAGCTCTGTGCAAACGGGGCGTTAGAGATCATAGGGGCGTCTCTATAAAGTGACCAGAACGCTCATGCCGGGGCGCATGCCCTTGATTGGCGCAAGCGGACGGGCTTTAACTTCAAAGGTTTTTAGATCAAAGCCTTCGCTGTTGTGGGTGGCACGCCAAATGGCAAAGTCAGGTAGAACTGAGCTGGCATAGACGGTAAAGGTAATAGGTTGCTTAAGGTCGGTACTGGCCAGAGCGGGCAGTTTGCCTTCAAACGTGGTGCCCAAAGCAAATTGCGCGACATAGTCCTCGCGCACATTCAGTACCACCCACTGATCGTTTAAATCCACCACAGTGATAATGGGCACACCTTGTGGGGTGATGCCGCCGACTTTACTGATCACCGAGCTGACTTCGCCGGCCACTGGGCTTTTCAGGTGGGCTTCGGTTTCAGCAATTTCAACTTCATCCACGACGCCGGCCACCTCGCGGGCTTGAGCGAGCGCTGCGACTTTATCTTCAGGTCGGGCACCGGCCAAGGCCATATCGTATAGAGCTTTGGCGGCTGCGGCTTGGTCGCGGGTGGCAGCATAGTTGGCAAAGGCCTCGTCGCGCGATTGTTTGGAGAGCAAGCCTTCTTTGGCCAGGTTGTCTACTCGCTGAAAGGTTTTACGCCCTAACTCTGCTGCAGCTTGCGCCTGTTGCCAGGTTTGTTTAGCCATTTCTATTTCTTGTGGACGAGTGCCTTTTTCGGCTTTTTCGGCCACCGCATTGGCAGCGTCTTGAGCTGCGCGAGCTTGCTTGAGTTTGGCGTTAATTTCGAGGCCATCCAAGCGCATTACTGGCGTGCCAATTTCAATTTGATCGCCTTCCTTGACGTAGATTTCTGTGACCCGTCCAGCAACTTTTGCAGCAACATCTACAGTTTGTGCCTCCATTTGTCCTTGTAATACCACTGGGGTCGGACGACTGGCTTGATACAAGCCAAGGCCAACCAGCACGGCGAGAATAATAAATAAAACAACAATGAGTATGGTGCTTTTGCGTTGCATTTTTTACATCCCTTAAGTCAGAGTTTGACCTGCGTGCTAGCAGAGTTTAAATAGTCTTCAAACTGGTCAGGTATTCCGGCGCTGGTTAATAGGTGCATCAGTGCTTGGATATAGTTATTGGCCGCTTGTGCTTGCTCTGTTCTAACTTTTGTTAGATTCACTTGTGCATCGATAAGGTCTGATACGGTACTGGTACCCTCACGCAAACCGGCTTGGCGTAAGCGCAAAAACTCATGGGCTAAGGCAATGTTACTGTCGAGCGCAAAGTAGGCTTGCCGTGCATCATTGACCGTGCGCCAATTCATTTCCACCAGCACACTGATGTCTTCTTTGGCTTGTTGGTCAGAGTATTCGGCTTGATGGATTTGCGCCAAAGTGGAGCGGTTTGAACTACGGCGATCCAGTGGCCCCCATAATGTCCAGTGCACACTGACACCAGCCATGCGATTTTTTTGACTTTTATTGAGTTGCTGTTGAGCAAAGGCTGTGACGCCAGGTTTCCACAGCGATTCATCAGCCTTATGCAGCGCTTCGGCTTGCTCTTTTTTTGCTGCAACCTTGGCTAAAATAGGATGATTGACCAGTGCTAGATTAATAAACTCAGCGACCGGTGCAAGGCTGCGCTGGCTAATAAACAAGGGTGTGGTTGGGCTGACCACTTGCTCACTTTGCAGTAAGCGTTGCAGGGCGATATTGGCCAGTTCAGCCTGGTTGTTGGCTTGGTGGGCATCGCGTTTGGCGTCTTCTAAGGCAACTTGCGCTTCTAAGCGTTCAACTTTGGCAATTAAGCCTTCATCAAGCATGCGCTGGGCGGTTTTATCGTGAATAGTGATGGCTTGCAGCGCATCTTGTCTGAGCTTGGCGGCTTTTTGTGCGAGCTGCGCGCCAAAGTAGCGGGTGACCAACTCGGCATACACCATGCTATTGGCGCTGCGGGCATCGGCAGCAGCTTCGTCTGTTTGCGCGGCAATAAAGTCTTTGGTGGCGGTGATTTTACCGCCGGTATAAATTGGCCAAGCCACTAGGGCATTTACCGTGTTGACATTGCCTTTGCGCCTGATTTCAGTGTTGGGTAGATGCACAAAACCAGGTAGATGCAATTGGCCGCCAGATATATCACCGATGGCATCGTTGGTGACTTTGTTCAGGTTCACTTCTGCGTCAAGGTTGTAGTGGATACGGTCGGCAGCAAGTAAGACAGAAGGGCCGCCTAGTAACTCTACAGATTCTTGCCGCGCGATTTTGCTATCTAGATCGGCTTGAGCTGCAGCTAATTGCCAAGAATAGCTAAACAGTAACTTTTGCGCTTCACTAAAACGTAATGGCTGCGCAGCGCTTGCTGAGTATTGTGGCGCTATGGCTGGCGCTGTGTTTATTTGCGCCAGGCTCTGCGCACTAAAGGCTATACAACTGACGACAATCCAGCACACTTTGGCTGCTTTACTTAATTTATTTAAGCTCATATAGAAACTTCATACAAGGTGATCAACAGAGAGTTGTATTTGATTACAGCATACTAAAATATAGATGCGTCAGTACGAGCATTGCGCAGTGGCTGTTGTGCTTGTTTCGCTGCTTAGCGGGTGTACTGGATAAACTTGCTTTAAAGGTCATCGGCTTTAGCTACCTGACCTTTAAAGAAAATTTATACCTAAGGCAGTATAAAAAAGCCTAACTGAAAAAATCAGCTAGGCTTAGTTTTGCTGCAAGCGGCTGCCTTACTTGGTGCGGCCACTGTGGTCAAAGTTGTTATTGGCATCATCGGATGTTTGCACAACCGAAACTGGGTGCTTCTCGAAGTAGTCCAGCGCGCGCTGTACGTCCTCAACAAACAGATCGGCCAATTCACGACTAAAGCCATGGCGTAACACTAAGCGCATGACTACGATTTCTTCGATATTGGGCAGCATGGAGTACGCGGCAACTTGCCAGCCACGCATGCGTAAACGGTCAGAGAGATCGTAGAGGCTGTAGGCCGCTTTAGGATTGCTCAGGGTCCAGGAGATGGCTGGGATGCCCTTTTTTGAGTCGCCATCAAAGAACAGCTCAAAGTCACCCATTTTCACCATTTCTTTACCGATATGCTGGGCATTATCGTAAAGGTTACTCATGATGGCTTTGTAGCCTTCGCGGCCTAAGTGGGTCAGTAGGTAGTACTGCGCAACAATTTGGCCGCCCGGACGAGAGAAGTTAAGGGCGAAGGTGGGCATATTGCCGCCTAAGTAGTTCACCCAGAAAATCAAATCTTCAGGTAAGTCTTCGAGGTTGCGCCAAATCACCCAGCCTACGCCTAGCGGTGCTAAGCCAAACTTATGGCCTGAGGTATTGATCGACATCACGCGAGGTAAGCGGAAGTCCCAGACAATGTCTGGCTCAACGAAGGGGGCGATAAAACCACCAGAGGCTGCGTCAACGTGAACTGGAATATCCCAGCCTTTTTCTTCTTGCAGTTTATCTAAGGCTGCGCAAATAGCTGCCACAGGCTCGTAATGACAGGTAAAGGTCACGCCAAAAGTAGGTACTACACCGATGGTGTTCTCATCGATATAGTCGAGCATGATATTTTCGTCAAGGCCCAAGCGGTCGTGCTCAAGGGGCACTTCACGAAGCTCTACATCGAAGTAGCGGGCAAACTTTTCCCAGCAAACTTGAATAGGGCCAGTGACAATGTTGGGCTTGTCGTAAGGTTTGTTTTCAGCTTTGCGCTTGTTACGCCATCTGAACTTCATGGCTAGGCCACCAAGCATGGCGGCTTCACTGGAACCGGTGGTTGAGCAACCAGCGGTGTTTTTCGCATCGGGAGAGTTCCAAAGATCAGCGATCATATGCACGCAGCGCTTTTCTAACTCTGCAGTGGCAGGATACTCATCCTTGTCAATCATGTTTTTATCAAGGCATAAGTCCATGATTTTATGAACTTTATCATCTGACCAAGTTTGGCAGAAGGTTGCGAGGTTTTGTCGTGCTACACCATCTAACAGCAATGCATCTTTTACTAAGTTAAATGCTGTATCTGATTCCATACCTGTATTAGGCATGGTGTATTTAGGTAGATCGCGCCTCATATCACCAGAAGCGTAGGGATCTAGAGTTCCATGAATAGCCATCTAAACTATCTCCTTAGTTATAGGTGCATGGTGTTACATTCTTGCACCGTCAATATTGTTTATACAATAGGTATTTAAAAATAACTAGGTGGTTTCGCAATATAATTATGTTTATAAATTTTTATAAAAATTTTGTTGTTTAGCATGCAGCTGCGCGTAGCATTGCAGGAAGGTTTGGAGGTGAGTTGTGAGCTGGGTATTAGATACACTAATGGCTAAGTTTGCTTGTACTGTATTGTTTATAGAGTGGGTTGCTATTAATGCGTTTGCTGCAGCTGCCATTGCATGTATGGGGTATGAGTAGCGCAGGACTAGAGTTATGAGATTGCTGATTGCTGGGGCGTGGTGTCTGTTAGTGGGTTTGCGTTACGCTCATTTATCCGTCTTAAATCGGTATATATCTACTCATAAAACATAAATTGTCAAAAAGTGTTACAATAGTAAGCAATTAAACTGTTGGGAGTATGTTTTGAGTAATACAAAAATAGCGATTTTAGGTGCAGGTCCGAGTGGTTTGGCGCAATTACGAGCGTTTGAAGCAGCTCGTTTAGCGGGTGTGAAAAACCTGCCAGAAATCATTTGCTATGAGAAACAAAACGAAATTGGCGGTATGTGGAACTACACATGGCGCACAGGTTTAGATCGTAACGGTGAACCAGTTCACGGCAGTATGTACCGTTATTTGTGGTCGAATGGTCCGAAAGAATGCCTTGAGTTTGCTGACTACTCTTTCGAAGAGCACTTCGGCAAACCAATTCCTTCCTACCCGCCCCGTGAAGTCCTCAAAGACTATATTATGGGTCGCATTGATAAGCAGGATATCCGTAAGTACATTCGTTTTGAGTGTCCTGTGCGTTGGGTGACTTTTGATGATGACACACAAAAGTTCACTGTAACGGTAATGAATCATAAAACTGGTGAGCAGGAAACAGGCGAGTTCGATTACGTGGTAGTTGCTACTGGTCACTTCTCCACGCCCAATATGCCCTACTTTAAAGGTTTGGAAGAGTTCCCGAACCGCGTTATGCATGCCCACGACTTCCGTGATGCATTAGAGTTTGAAGGCGATGACATCTTACTGGTGGGTGGTAGCTATTCCGCTGAAGATATTGGTACTCAGTGCTATAAGTACGGCACCAAGTCCGTCACCATTAGTTATCGTAGCCAGCCGCTAGGTTATGACTGGCCAGAGGGTATTCGAGAAGTGCCATTGATCAGTCACTTTGAAGGTGATGTAGCGCACTTTATTGATGGTACTAGTCAGGCGTTTGATGCAGTAATTATGTGTACGGGGTATTTATTCCACTTCCCGTTCTTGCCTGATGAGTTGCGCCTACAGACGCACAACTGCTTATACCCAGAGAACCTGTACAAAGGCGTGTTCTGGCAGCCGAATCCAAAGCTGATTTATTTAGGTATGCAGGATCAGTATTTCACTTTCAATATGTTTGATGCACAAGCTTGGTATGCCCGTGATGTGATTCTGGGCGAGATTGAGCTGCCAGACTTAGCGACACGTGAAGCCGATGAGAAAAAATGGTTGGCTGAATACGAGAAAGTACAGACCGTTGATCAAGAAATTGATTTCCAGGCGCTGTATATCCGTGATTTGACTAATGTCACTGATTACCCTGAGTTTGCTGTAGAAAAGCAGGGTGAGATTTTCAAACAGTGGCAGAAAGACAAGAAAGTCGACATTATGGGCTTTAGAGAAAAGTCTTACCGTTCGACCTTAACCAATACCTTGGCACCTGAGTTGCCGCAGCCTTGGTTAGAAATTTTAGATGACACTCTAGATCACTTTTTAAACTTAACCAGTATTAAAGAGAAGAAACAAAAAAAGCAAAAGAAAACCGCTAGCTAAGTTCTAGTCAGAGCTGTGAACAACAACGGCGCAGGATAGTATCCGCGCCGTTTTTTATGGCTGGGTGTTAAGTGTGCGCTGTTGTTTGCCTTGTGGTATCGGCACTGGCAACCTGCATGCAGCTCGCGTCTTAAGCAGCATTAAGCTTGCTCAACCGCTGATACGTTTGGCTATAAAACGGTTGAGCCATGCTGGGGTGATGCCGCTGAAGCGTAACAGCCAAGTGGATAGAGCGCCAACTGGCCAGTGTACTTTGTTATAGCGATTACCTTGGTTAGCTGCGCGCCAGATGGTTTGCGCCACATCTTCAGCGGTAAGCTTGGCACCAAACACCTTAATGCTACGTGCATCCATGTCGGTGATCATATCGGTTTGCACAAATAGCGGCATGATATCCACCACGCTGATTCCATGCGCTTGCCACTCAATATTTAATGCTTCAGTTAAACCACGTACGGCAAATTTTGTTGCCGAGTAGGTGGCCAAGGATGCCTGCCCATAGATAGCTGAGCTGGAGGATAGGTTGATTACCCGTGCTCCAGAGGTTTTTAGTAAATAAGGCAGTGACAAGTAGCAGCCGTTGAGTACGCCATTAATATTCACATCCACTAAGGCTTGATGGCGGGTTAATGGGTTGCTTGTAAAATGCCCAGAAATCAGAATGCCAGCATTATTAATCAACAGGTCTAAGCGTCCGGTACGTTGAAAGAAGTTGGCCAAAGTGCTTTGCCATTGCTCCGCTTGCGTGACATCTAGAGGCAGTGTGAGTGCATGCTCTGCGCCCAACTCCTCGCCTAATATGGCCAGAGCATGGGTATCAATGTCGCTCAAACCCACAAACCAGCCGTGCTCGACAAATAAGCGTGCAGTGGCGCGACCAATACCGTTTGCTGCGCCACTGATCAGGACGCAAGAGCGTTGTTCTTTAATCATCAGGCGTTATCCTCAGAGCGGTGATCAGTGTTTGGTACAGCAGCGTTTGCGCTCACGTGCTCCTTAGCAAAGGCGGCCAAGGTGCGGATGGCTTGCTGGGCTGATTTGAGAGAGAGTGCTTGTAAGTGGAAGACATGCCAGCGGGCTGCATATATTTCCAGTTGGCAAGGTACGCCGCAGTTGCCGGCGTGCTCTGCCAGCCGCGTCGAATCTGCTAGCAATAACTCTTGCTCACCAACCTGAATCAGCATCGGTGGTAGACCGCTTAAATCAACTTCAAGTGGGCGGTAGCTGTCTGCATCGAGCGGAGGTTGGTACCAATCTAAGGCTTGTTCTAACCAGCCGCGACGCAGCATTGGGTCTGTGCCGTGCTTGGAGACCAGTGTTGCGCCACTTAGGCGGGCGTCGGTGACTGGTGAAATCAGCAGCAGTGCGGCGGGCAGTCTATCGCCGCGAGCTTTTAGGGTTAATGCCAAGGCCAAGGCTAACGCGCCGCCGGCTGAATCGCCACCAATGACAATCTGTTCAGCTGGGTAGTTTTGGCGTAGTGCGTCATAACAAGCTAGCACGTCGTCTTGCGCGGCTGGGTACGGGTGCTCAGGGGCCAAGCGGTATTCAGGTAGCCAAACTGGTAGACCTGAGTCAACGGCCAAGCGGGTAGTAAGACTGCGGTGTGATTGTGCGCTGCCTAAACAAAAAGCACCGCCATGCAGGTACAGAATAACGCCCTGGGCTTGCTTCTTTTTTGGTGTGAGCACTTGAGTGGAGATGCCGGCCGTGCTGATTGTATGTTGCGTTACGCCGCGCACGCCGGGAGCGATGAGGGAGAGAAATTGAGTGACTTTGCGTTGTGTGCTCGCGGCAAAAGGAGGGCCCATGATGCGCCGAAAAATAACCCGTAAAAAGCCGCGCAGGACGCTTGCATGCAGTTTTTCTAGCCAGTCTTGTGGCTCAGCAACGGTAATGGTTTGTGTTGTGCCTGCCACGTTGAGGCTGGTGCTGGTAAAGCGATAGGCTTGCAAGCTAGAGAAGCGCGTCAAATAACGGTAAGACAGAGTAAAACCGGGCCAGTTGGTGCTGTTGTGTCCTGACTCATCCACATACCAGCTTTTGCAGCCGTGCCACACGGTGTTGGCCAGACCTTGTTGGATTTTAAGATTGAAGTTGCGGTAGCGGCTTGCATCCACTTCAATAGCGCTGCTATTGCTGGCTTGCAGCGCACGATAGCAGCGCAGAACATGGGCAATCTGGCTTTCAAGCATATACACAATAGAGTTATGGCCAAGGTTTGAGTTCGGCCCATACAGCATAAAAAAGTTAGGGAAATTGGGCACAGTAAGACCTAGATAAGCCTGTGCACCATTTTGCCAAGCGCTGTTGAGGTCCAGACCTTGGCGACCGGTAATCTGCATCGGCGCAAGAAACTCCGTGGCGGCAAAACCTGTGCCGTAGATAATCGCATCAACTGGGTATTCTACTCCGTCAGTGGTTTCAATACCCTCTGCGGTGACGCGCTGGATAGCGGTCGTGACCAGTTCAACATTGGCTTTGCTCATGGTCTTTAAATATTCGCTCGAGAGCAGAATACGCTTGCAGCCAATTGGGTAGTCTGGGGTGAGTTGCCTGCGCAGCTCTGGGTCGGCAACGTCTTGTGCCAGCATCTTGTTAAAGGGGCGACCGACGGCGAGTTTCATTAAGCCTTTGAACTTGGTAAATGCCAGCGCTTGCGACTCATAGCGTAAATAAATGCTGGCGCGGTGCAGCTTCATCGCCCATGGGAGTCTACGAAAGAGAGCTTTTTCCCAGCTCTTATAGGCTCGATCCGGTCGTTTTTTTAGATAAGCTGGTGAGCGTTGAAATACCGTTAAGTGTTTGACTTGATCTGCGATGGCTGGCACAAACTGAATCGCGGATGCGCCAGTGCCAACCACTGCGACGCGCTTGCTGGCTAATGGGTAGCTGTGATCCCAAGTGGCTGAGTGAAAGGAGTGGCCTTGAAAGGTTTCTATACCGTCCAGTTTCGGCAAGGCTGGACGGCTCAGTTGTCCGGTCGCAGTGATCAATAATGTGGCTTGCAGTTGCTGGCCATCAGTCAGGCCCACTTGCCATAGTGCAGCGCTTTCATTGTAGGCGGCTTGTTGTACTTCAGCGCCGAACTGAATGTGTGGGGTTAAGGCATACTTACGCGCGCATTGGCGCAGATAAGAGTAGATTTCCGCCTGCGAGGCGAAGACTCGGGTCCAGTCAGGATTGGGCTCAAAGGAAAATGAATACAAATGCGAAGGTACATCACAGGCCGCGCCGGGGTAGCTGTTATCACGCCAAACACCACCAACATCATGGTTTTTTTCTAAAATAATAAAGTCAGTGATGCCCGCTTGTCGTAATGCCACGGCCATGCCAATACCAGCAAAACCGCTACCAATGATGATCGCAGTTAATACTGAGCTGGCCGCTTCTGGCTGAGGAGAATCAGTTGCAGGCATGTTTGATCTCCACAGTTTGACCGTGCTGAATGCGGTTGGCAGACGGCTGCTGGTGCTTGAACCAGGTGTTGGCGCTACTTGTCACAAAGCTAGGCTGCAGTCGCCGGCGGGCGGCCGCTGTTGGGGAGTGATTCATGCTGGTTTCCTTAAATTGGTCATGGCCAATTATTTATTGTTGTAGCGCAAAACTGAATCTAGAGCATACCTTATGTATTTCAGTGATGGCTGCAGATTTTGCAGAGTTTTTAGCAAGTAAGTAGGGTTACTGGGAAGCTATGTTGTAAGCGCTGTCTGCGTTGTAAAACTTATACAGGCTGAGCTGGGTGCGCTATGGCTTGCCAAGACTATGAGCTTAAGGGTGGTCTGGCGAGATATGGATGCATTCAGGTGTGCCATCAGATTTTAGGCGGCGGCGTAAGTAAGCACCGGCAAGGGTGGCGATTAAGTGTGGTGCTTGCGGCACACTTATTTTTGCCACAGTAATGTTATTAATGGCGTGCTTGTGGACGGCAACAACTAATGGCGGTTGTGTTTGCTCGGCTATCAGCTTGGCTAAGTGCCGAGTATTGCGATGGTTGCGGTGCAGACCGCTGGGGGTGCCATCGTCCTCAACACCCAGCCACAGCTCTCCACCCGCAGTGTTTGCTAGGCAGGTGAGCGCTTCAATCAATTCATGGTCTGGATAGCCATTGCGGTCGCTTTTAAATTCAACTGTTAGGCTTTCTGTTAAGGGTAGATTTACTGGCACGGTCGCAACTCAGTCGGTCGTTGGAGGCAAAGGGCGCTTGCTATAACCCATTAAGAGTAACAAAAACTGTTGCCGAATTTCATCCTAGTCAGGCAAGGGATTGCTGTAGTACTTTGCTGAGGCACACTATCAATATTTGCGAAGGTGAACATTCGCGCTTTGGTAAGGAGTATGGCATGCATCAAATTAATCCTAAAAAACTACTGCACAGTAAGTGGACCGCAGTGCGACCCGCCAATAAAGAAAAACACTTTATGGTGACGGAGCTTAAGTTGGATGAGGAGGGCAATGTGGTTCACTGTGTATTAGAGGCGGTGATCTCTAGTCAAGAAGCCGCGATTGATTGCTGCGAGTTGAAAGGCTCTACACATTGGCTCGTGCAACACACTGTAAAGCCTGCGTGCTTATACCAACTGGCGCTGTGTGACTTTGCTTAAGTGTGCCAGTGGGCTGATGCTTGGGTCGTACTGCTGCTCTGGGGCAATATGGAAGGTTTGCTCGAGCATATATTGGCCAGACTCTACACCATGTAAGGCATGGTCAGAAAAACATACCCAAACCGAGCCGGGAGGAAACGGCATACTGATTTGTTTGGCGGTTTTTTGGTAGTGCATATCTGCTTTCATATTGTCGTGTAGTTGCAGCATCAGGTGGTCATATGGGCTGCGTAGGGATTTGGTAATACCCAGCCCGTGCAGCACTTTTGCTTGCCATGCCACATAGGGCTTGCTGCGCGGTAGCATGGTTTCCACCATGTCGGCAAAAGGTTCGCCAATGCGCCAAACACGTGGCACGCCATGCGGATTTACATTGCTAAAAACCCGCAGAATACGCTCCCCATAATTGGGGCGAGATGGAAAGGCATCCACATGCATACGACGGTCATCGGCACGCCAAGACTGCTTACGCGCTTCGACTTTTTTGGGGCGGTAGCTGGTTGGTGCATTACGCAAAGCACCTTGGTATTTAGGCAGTAGGCTGTGGATAAGTTGCTGCGCTTGCGTGCGGTAGCGTTCGAGCATACCTGCCAGCAGTTCCTGCGTATGGGCATCACCGGCCGCACCTTTCAGCGAGTTGTCTGCGGCTAGGCTAATATTGCGTACTTTGGCGTCCAGCACATCCGGGGTAAGCAGTTTTTGCTCTTCTTCAGTTAAGGTGAAGGGTAATGTGGGTAAGTAGAGTACCTTGCCTTGTTCGAGCGCTTGAATCCAATTAGGCTGGGTTTCGAGTAATTGCCATTGAGTTACCGGTATTTCTACAATTTGAGAGTTCATATTGGTCAGCCTTAGCCGTATCACTTTGGCTAATATGTGCAGCCAGAAGCAAAAAAGTTTTAATTAGATACAAATATACTTAACTGTTGCTGACTGCAGCCTGTCTAACAGTGTTATTGAGCTGCTAAGTTGTGCTTAGCGTGCTGTTGTTATGCTTGTTTTAAATAGCTGTGAGTAAGCGATGAATGAATTATTAGAGGGGAGTGTTATGCAGTTAACTGAGGCTTTGACTCGTCGTTATGCCACTAAGGCATTTGATCCAACAAAGAAATTACCAGAGGCGGTGGTTGCTCAGCTTTTTGCTTTGTTACGCTTGAGTCCATCCAGCACTAATGTGCAGCCGTGGCATTTTATTGTCGCCAGTACTGAGGCAGGTAAAGCCCGTATTGCGAAGGGTGCCGGCGGCAGTTACAGCTATAATGCCAGCAAGATTTTGCAGGCCTCGCATGTTGTGGTGTTTTGCGCACGCACTCAGGTTGATGAGGCTTACTTGGCGCAAGTGTTAGCCGCAGAAGAACGCGATGGACGCTTTGCGGCAGCACCAGAAGCAAAAGCTGCAGCGCATAACACCCGTCTAGCCTATTTAAATGAACACAAATACATTAAGAAAGATGTACCCCATTGGCTGGAAAAACAGGTCTATCTAAATATGGGCAGTTTTTTATTGGGGGCTGGG
Encoded here:
- a CDS encoding TolC family protein gives rise to the protein MSLNKLSKAAKVCWIVVSCIAFSAQSLAQINTAPAIAPQYSASAAQPLRFSEAQKLLFSYSWQLAAAQADLDSKIARQESVELLGGPSVLLAADRIHYNLDAEVNLNKVTNDAIGDISGGQLHLPGFVHLPNTEIRRKGNVNTVNALVAWPIYTGGKITATKDFIAAQTDEAAADARSANSMVYAELVTRYFGAQLAQKAAKLRQDALQAITIHDKTAQRMLDEGLIAKVERLEAQVALEDAKRDAHQANNQAELANIALQRLLQSEQVVSPTTPLFISQRSLAPVAEFINLALVNHPILAKVAAKKEQAEALHKADESLWKPGVTAFAQQQLNKSQKNRMAGVSVHWTLWGPLDRRSSNRSTLAQIHQAEYSDQQAKEDISVLVEMNWRTVNDARQAYFALDSNIALAHEFLRLRQAGLREGTSTVSDLIDAQVNLTKVRTEQAQAANNYIQALMHLLTSAGIPDQFEDYLNSASTQVKL
- a CDS encoding HlyD family secretion protein — its product is MQRKSTILIVVLFIILAVLVGLGLYQASRPTPVVLQGQMEAQTVDVAAKVAGRVTEIYVKEGDQIEIGTPVMRLDGLEINAKLKQARAAQDAANAVAEKAEKGTRPQEIEMAKQTWQQAQAAAELGRKTFQRVDNLAKEGLLSKQSRDEAFANYAATRDQAAAAKALYDMALAGARPEDKVAALAQAREVAGVVDEVEIAETEAHLKSPVAGEVSSVISKVGGITPQGVPIITVVDLNDQWVVLNVREDYVAQFALGTTFEGKLPALASTDLKQPITFTVYASSVLPDFAIWRATHNSEGFDLKTFEVKARPLAPIKGMRPGMSVLVTL
- a CDS encoding NAD(P)-binding domain-containing protein, with the translated sequence MSNTKIAILGAGPSGLAQLRAFEAARLAGVKNLPEIICYEKQNEIGGMWNYTWRTGLDRNGEPVHGSMYRYLWSNGPKECLEFADYSFEEHFGKPIPSYPPREVLKDYIMGRIDKQDIRKYIRFECPVRWVTFDDDTQKFTVTVMNHKTGEQETGEFDYVVVATGHFSTPNMPYFKGLEEFPNRVMHAHDFRDALEFEGDDILLVGGSYSAEDIGTQCYKYGTKSVTISYRSQPLGYDWPEGIREVPLISHFEGDVAHFIDGTSQAFDAVIMCTGYLFHFPFLPDELRLQTHNCLYPENLYKGVFWQPNPKLIYLGMQDQYFTFNMFDAQAWYARDVILGEIELPDLATREADEKKWLAEYEKVQTVDQEIDFQALYIRDLTNVTDYPEFAVEKQGEIFKQWQKDKKVDIMGFREKSYRSTLTNTLAPELPQPWLEILDDTLDHFLNLTSIKEKKQKKQKKTAS
- a CDS encoding glutamate decarboxylase; the encoded protein is MAIHGTLDPYASGDMRRDLPKYTMPNTGMESDTAFNLVKDALLLDGVARQNLATFCQTWSDDKVHKIMDLCLDKNMIDKDEYPATAELEKRCVHMIADLWNSPDAKNTAGCSTTGSSEAAMLGGLAMKFRWRNKRKAENKPYDKPNIVTGPIQVCWEKFARYFDVELREVPLEHDRLGLDENIMLDYIDENTIGVVPTFGVTFTCHYEPVAAICAALDKLQEEKGWDIPVHVDAASGGFIAPFVEPDIVWDFRLPRVMSINTSGHKFGLAPLGVGWVIWRNLEDLPEDLIFWVNYLGGNMPTFALNFSRPGGQIVAQYYLLTHLGREGYKAIMSNLYDNAQHIGKEMVKMGDFELFFDGDSKKGIPAISWTLSNPKAAYSLYDLSDRLRMRGWQVAAYSMLPNIEEIVVMRLVLRHGFSRELADLFVEDVQRALDYFEKHPVSVVQTSDDANNNFDHSGRTK
- a CDS encoding ABC transporter permease, whose translation is MISNAPFAQSWQREWQWLRGSPWDMAMIFWLPLGSVFFIWWLFAAQIPFQLPIGVWDQDHSSLSRQITRYLDATPGLRVAAQYSDGREAQAALQAGAVYAVMYLPNELSNNVKSGQPANVVLNVNAQFGTHSGLIERDVKTTIGTLSAGIQMQMRMAHGQPAEQAQASFSPLQSNNTALFNVAGNYQLFLGSVLIPALLHIFAVTAGAYSVGRELRDKILGQWLGTRIDWATCSIALLGKLAPAMLALSLVTGISMWLIAQPGVDSLSALLTVYLSLCLLIFLSLVIGASFSLITGSLRIALSGGAFMTSPAFAFSGTGFPLLAMSSGAYAWAMLLPFTHHALLQVKLLQMQGPVSLAIPALIGFTLASVVFFAVDIALLQRALKRPEKWGAR